A stretch of the Mesorhizobium huakuii genome encodes the following:
- a CDS encoding EamA family transporter yields the protein MDDQAQAPTAGPVPNPASTGSGLGGLATRLPPHVWFGVSAIFHYLGPAFAVLLFPHVGVLGMAWLRIATAALIFAPLTRPWRSFARADPPTRLLLLAFGACLAVMNCSFYLALDRLPISLVAAIEFVGTIGVAVIGLRSARNLAALAVAVTGTLLLIDVKWSSDPVGLFWAFLNGALFVGYIVLGHRVARSGAGDGIAGLGAAMAVAFIVVLPIGCTDALPAFFSPPLLIAAIGVGICSSVIPYVCDQLAMSRLPRSSFALMLSLLPVTATLIGVIVLRQIPSVSDCLGIALVVAGVAFHRPASTD from the coding sequence ATGGATGATCAAGCGCAAGCTCCCACGGCAGGCCCTGTGCCTAACCCCGCCTCCACCGGCTCTGGCCTTGGCGGCCTGGCGACAAGACTGCCGCCGCATGTCTGGTTCGGCGTCAGCGCCATCTTCCACTATCTCGGCCCGGCCTTCGCCGTACTGCTGTTCCCGCATGTCGGCGTGCTCGGCATGGCGTGGCTGCGCATCGCCACCGCAGCGCTGATCTTCGCGCCGTTGACGCGCCCCTGGCGAAGCTTCGCCCGCGCCGATCCTCCGACGCGGCTGCTGTTGCTGGCTTTCGGCGCCTGCCTGGCGGTGATGAACTGTTCCTTCTATCTCGCGCTCGACCGCTTGCCGATCTCGCTGGTGGCGGCGATCGAATTCGTCGGCACCATCGGCGTCGCGGTGATCGGCTTGAGGAGCGCCCGCAATCTCGCCGCTCTTGCCGTGGCCGTCACCGGCACCTTGCTGCTCATCGACGTCAAATGGTCCAGCGATCCCGTCGGCCTGTTCTGGGCCTTCCTCAACGGCGCGCTGTTCGTCGGCTACATCGTGCTCGGCCACCGCGTCGCCCGTTCCGGCGCCGGCGACGGCATTGCCGGCCTTGGCGCCGCCATGGCGGTCGCCTTCATCGTCGTGCTGCCGATCGGCTGTACCGACGCGCTGCCCGCCTTTTTCTCCCCGCCACTGCTCATCGCCGCCATCGGCGTCGGCATCTGCTCCTCGGTCATTCCCTATGTCTGCGACCAACTTGCCATGTCGCGATTGCCGCGCTCGAGTTTCGCGCTGATGCTGTCGCTGCTGCCGGTGACGGCAACGCTGATCGGCGTCATCGTGCTGCGCCAGATTCCAAGCGTCAGCGATTGCCTCGGCATTGCGCTGGTGGTCGCCGGCGTTGCCTTCCACAGGCCGGCGAGCACGGATTAG
- a CDS encoding dienelactone hydrolase family protein — protein sequence MIDAYDEYTHLTLDRRRFMEQLTRLAGSGAAAAAIAPMLAANSAQAAIVADNDPRVKGEDISYPGSGGEMKGYLVKPANQTGKLGTVIVIHENRGLNPHIRDVVRRVALEGFVALAPDFLSPLGGTPDDEDKARDMFTKLDPGQTVANAVATVAFLKANKDGNGKVGAIGFCWGGGTANMLAVNAPDLAASVAYYGMQPNAADASKIKAALLLHYAGPDDRTNAGIDAFKKELDAAHVEYKVYVYEGANHAFNNDTSAARYDKKAADLAWGRTIAFLKEKLA from the coding sequence ATGATCGATGCCTATGACGAATATACGCATCTGACGCTCGACCGTCGCCGCTTCATGGAGCAATTGACCAGGCTTGCCGGATCGGGTGCCGCGGCGGCGGCCATCGCGCCGATGCTGGCGGCGAATTCCGCCCAGGCGGCGATCGTTGCCGACAACGATCCGCGGGTGAAGGGCGAGGATATCAGCTATCCCGGCAGCGGCGGTGAGATGAAGGGCTATCTGGTCAAACCGGCGAACCAGACGGGCAAACTCGGCACGGTCATCGTCATCCATGAAAACCGGGGGCTCAACCCGCATATACGGGACGTCGTCCGGCGCGTGGCGCTGGAAGGGTTCGTGGCGCTTGCGCCGGATTTCCTGTCGCCACTCGGCGGCACGCCCGATGACGAGGACAAGGCGCGCGACATGTTCACCAAACTCGATCCGGGGCAGACCGTCGCCAACGCGGTGGCGACCGTCGCCTTTCTCAAGGCCAACAAGGACGGCAACGGCAAGGTCGGCGCCATCGGCTTTTGCTGGGGTGGCGGCACGGCCAACATGCTGGCCGTCAATGCGCCCGATCTCGCTGCCAGCGTCGCCTATTACGGCATGCAGCCGAACGCCGCCGACGCGTCGAAGATCAAGGCCGCTCTGCTGCTGCACTATGCCGGCCCCGACGATCGCACCAATGCCGGCATCGACGCCTTCAAGAAGGAACTCGATGCCGCGCATGTCGAATACAAGGTCTATGTCTATGAAGGCGCCAACCATGCCTTCAACAACGATACGTCGGCGGCGCGCTACGACAAGAAGGCGGCCGATCTCGCCTGGGGCAGGACGATTGCCTTCTTGAAGGAGAAACTGGCGTAG
- a CDS encoding glucose/quinate/shikimate family membrane-bound PQQ-dependent dehydrogenase: MAVTITSLILFLLGLALGAGGVWLASLGGSWYYIIVGLAFLLAAWLLYRRRSTALWLYAAIVIGTLAWAVWETGFDWWELGPRGGIIVLVALWLLTPWARRGLAGPDGRAPLILAVLASLAVAGYSMTTDPKDIAGALDTDKVIPNANLGNDVPASEWHFYGRTQFGQRYSPLDQITPDNVASLQPAWTYRTGDVKGPDDIGETTYQVTPLKIGDTLYICTPHNFAIAVDAATGKEKWRYDPKIKLDKDRQHQTCRGVSYYADAAIAAGQPCATRVYLPTSDARLIALDAASGQVCPAFAEAGTLNLLTGMPYPKSGYYYSTSAPLIAGGKIIVGGAVNDNYSTQEPSGVIRAYDAATGKLIWNWDSGNPDQTTPLPAGQTYTANSPNMWSTPSADEKLGLLYVPLGNQTPDQLGAGRSANVEKFSSSITALDLNTGQLKWVRQTVHHDLWDMDVPAQPSLIDITKADGSVVPALVGPTKQGDLYVLDRRTGDPVIAVKEVPAPGGAIEGDKASPTQPSSDLSFNPKPLTDADMWGITMFDQLACRIAFHKLRYEGRYTPPSLQGSLIYPGNFGTFNWGGVAVDPVRQVMFGMPTYLAFTSRLIPRADVPPPGDDTKGSEQGLNRNEGAPYAVVMGPFLSPLGIPCQAPPWGYVAGVDLRTGAIAYKHRNGTVYDMTPLPLPLKVGVPGIGGPMITAGGVAFLGAAVDDYLRAYDLTSGKQLWRARLPAGGQSTPMTYTVADGRQFVVIVAGGHGSVGTKPGDYVMAYALPK, translated from the coding sequence TTGGCTGTCACCATCACCTCCCTCATCCTCTTTCTCCTCGGTCTGGCGCTCGGCGCGGGTGGTGTCTGGTTGGCCTCGCTGGGAGGCAGCTGGTACTACATCATCGTCGGCCTGGCCTTCCTGCTCGCTGCCTGGCTGCTCTACCGGCGCCGTTCCACGGCACTGTGGCTCTACGCGGCGATCGTGATCGGTACGCTGGCCTGGGCGGTCTGGGAAACCGGCTTCGACTGGTGGGAACTCGGCCCGCGCGGCGGCATCATCGTGCTGGTGGCGCTGTGGCTGCTGACGCCGTGGGCACGGCGCGGCCTTGCCGGTCCTGATGGGCGTGCGCCGCTGATCCTGGCGGTGCTGGCCTCGCTGGCGGTGGCCGGTTATTCGATGACCACGGACCCGAAGGACATTGCCGGCGCGCTCGACACCGACAAGGTGATCCCCAACGCCAATCTGGGCAATGATGTGCCGGCGAGCGAATGGCACTTCTATGGCCGCACGCAATTTGGCCAGCGCTATTCGCCGCTCGACCAGATCACGCCGGACAATGTCGCCAGTCTGCAGCCGGCCTGGACCTACCGCACCGGCGATGTGAAGGGGCCGGACGACATTGGCGAGACCACCTATCAGGTGACACCACTCAAGATCGGCGACACGCTCTACATCTGCACGCCGCACAATTTCGCCATCGCCGTGGATGCCGCGACCGGCAAGGAGAAATGGCGCTACGATCCCAAGATCAAGCTCGACAAGGACCGCCAACACCAGACGTGCCGCGGCGTGTCCTATTATGCCGATGCCGCAATTGCCGCCGGCCAGCCCTGCGCGACCCGCGTCTACCTGCCGACCTCGGATGCGCGGCTGATCGCGCTCGACGCCGCCAGCGGCCAGGTCTGTCCCGCCTTCGCCGAGGCCGGCACGCTCAATTTGTTGACCGGCATGCCCTATCCGAAGTCGGGCTATTATTACTCGACCTCGGCACCGCTGATCGCTGGCGGCAAGATCATCGTCGGCGGCGCCGTCAACGACAATTATTCGACGCAGGAGCCGTCCGGCGTCATCCGCGCCTATGATGCGGCTACCGGCAAACTGATCTGGAACTGGGATTCCGGCAATCCGGACCAGACGACGCCGCTGCCGGCCGGCCAGACCTACACCGCCAACTCGCCCAACATGTGGTCGACGCCGAGCGCCGACGAGAAGCTCGGCCTGCTCTACGTGCCGCTCGGCAACCAGACGCCGGACCAGCTCGGCGCCGGGCGCAGCGCCAATGTCGAGAAATTCTCCTCCTCGATCACCGCGCTCGACCTGAACACCGGGCAGTTGAAATGGGTGCGGCAGACCGTGCATCACGATCTGTGGGACATGGACGTGCCGGCGCAGCCGAGCCTGATCGACATCACCAAGGCCGACGGCTCGGTCGTACCGGCGCTGGTCGGGCCGACGAAGCAGGGCGACCTCTATGTGCTTGACCGACGCACCGGCGATCCGGTGATCGCGGTCAAGGAAGTGCCGGCGCCCGGCGGCGCCATTGAGGGTGACAAGGCCTCACCGACGCAGCCTTCGTCCGATCTCTCCTTCAACCCGAAGCCGCTGACCGATGCCGATATGTGGGGCATCACCATGTTCGACCAGCTGGCCTGCCGGATCGCCTTCCACAAATTGCGCTACGAAGGCCGCTACACGCCGCCCTCGCTGCAGGGATCGCTGATCTATCCCGGCAATTTCGGTACCTTCAACTGGGGCGGGGTGGCGGTCGATCCGGTGCGGCAAGTGATGTTCGGCATGCCGACCTATCTCGCCTTCACATCGAGACTCATTCCCCGCGCCGACGTGCCGCCGCCGGGCGACGACACCAAGGGCAGCGAACAAGGGCTGAACCGCAACGAGGGCGCGCCCTATGCGGTGGTGATGGGACCGTTTCTGTCGCCGCTCGGCATTCCCTGCCAGGCGCCGCCCTGGGGTTATGTCGCCGGCGTCGATCTCAGAACCGGCGCGATCGCCTACAAGCACCGCAACGGCACCGTCTACGACATGACGCCGCTGCCGCTGCCGCTCAAGGTCGGGGTGCCCGGCATTGGTGGGCCGATGATCACCGCCGGCGGCGTCGCCTTTCTCGGCGCGGCGGTCGATGACTATCTGCGCGCCTATGATTTGACGTCAGGCAAACAGCTCTGGCGGGCCCGATTGCCGGCAGGCGGGCAGTCGACGCCAATGACCTATACGGTCGCCGACGGGCGCCAGTTCGTGGTCATCGTCGCCGGCGGCCACGGCTCGGTCGGCACCAAGCCGGGGGATTATGTGATGGCCTACGCGCTGCCGAAGTAG
- a CDS encoding DUF2059 domain-containing protein, with product MTSFLPPLTRMALVLYCLVPLIAGTVAAPAQTISEINKANGFHEMLMGIGPGFTAAVKSAPGTPPQKVLDALAAAMEGAFDPNKMEAAIEARMADKLSAKDLSDLAVFYASPLGKQVTALEIQAAAPEAKEAKKIEGAKILGELPSKDPARLALYRTMMDDISAVDTGEAVALNMGYAMLTEMLGAAGKPLPDDQVMALLRKQTEGLRRDIDSDAMESAAYIYRDMSMADLKLYEAFLASPAGGRYYDQMQVALGAVMTDEARSFGHRFFVALGYRKA from the coding sequence ATGACGTCGTTCCTTCCGCCGCTGACGCGCATGGCGCTTGTGCTCTACTGCCTCGTCCCGCTCATTGCTGGCACTGTCGCCGCGCCGGCGCAGACAATCAGCGAGATCAACAAGGCGAACGGCTTTCACGAGATGCTGATGGGCATTGGCCCGGGTTTCACCGCGGCCGTGAAATCGGCGCCGGGAACGCCGCCACAAAAGGTCCTGGACGCCCTTGCCGCCGCCATGGAAGGTGCCTTTGACCCCAACAAGATGGAGGCAGCCATCGAGGCGCGTATGGCGGACAAGCTCAGCGCCAAGGATCTTTCCGACCTCGCTGTTTTCTATGCTTCGCCCTTGGGCAAACAGGTCACGGCGCTGGAGATCCAGGCTGCCGCACCGGAAGCAAAGGAGGCCAAGAAGATCGAGGGCGCCAAAATCCTCGGCGAGCTTCCATCCAAGGATCCGGCCCGGCTCGCATTGTACAGGACAATGATGGACGATATCTCCGCCGTCGACACTGGCGAAGCCGTCGCCTTGAACATGGGCTATGCGATGCTCACCGAAATGCTGGGCGCGGCCGGAAAGCCCCTGCCCGACGACCAGGTTATGGCCCTGCTGCGCAAGCAAACCGAAGGGCTTCGCCGTGACATCGACAGCGATGCCATGGAATCTGCGGCCTATATCTACCGGGATATGTCCATGGCCGACCTGAAGCTCTATGAGGCCTTCCTGGCCTCACCCGCCGGCGGCCGCTATTACGACCAAATGCAGGTCGCCCTCGGCGCGGTGATGACGGACGAGGCGCGGTCGTTCGGCCATCGATTTTTCGTCGCCCTCGGTTACCGCAAGGCTTGA
- a CDS encoding ATP-dependent helicase, producing the protein MSGFSEDMPFFDEPNARPTAPSGIAARAMAARGGQNSAPDYLKGLNPEQRLAVETTEGPVLVLAGAGTGKTRVLTTRIAHILATGKAFPSQILAVTFTNKAAREMKQRIGILIGEGNVEGMPWLGTFHSIGVKLLRRHAELAGLRSDFTILDTDDVIRLIKQLIQAEGLDDKRWPAKQFAQMIDGWKNKGQGPADIAEGDARSFANGKGRELYKAYQERLQTLNACDFGDLLCHPIRIFRANPDVLKDYHRRFKYILVDEYQDTNTAQYMWLRLLAQRGEGRATVNICCVGDDDQSIYGWRGAEVDNILRFDKDFPGATIIRLERNYRSTAHILGAASHLIAHNEGRFGKTLFTDRNDPEDGKVNVHAAWDSEEEARAIGETIEAYQRQKHNLNDMAILVRASFQMRAFEDRFITLGLNYRVIGGPRFYERMEIRDALAFFRVVANSGDDLAFERIVNVPKRGLGEATIRQIHDTARALRIPMLEAAGNLAESDELKPKPRAALREVAANFERWQKALETKPHTELAETILEESGYTDMWKNDRSAEAPGRLENLKELIRSMEEYESLRSFLEHVALVMDAEQNAGQDAVSIMTLHSAKGLEFETVFLPGWEEGLFPHQRALDEGGRSGLEEERRLAYVGLTRAKKNLHLWFVSNRLIHGLWQSTIPSRFLEELPESHVEIAESGNSYGGYGNPYGGGSFASGRGGRQNPYGASRFDNVGANTEKSGAFSNTYSTPGWQRAQANRTEATDRNWGTRSGHQVERIGYGETDSGYGAGRTSVKGRTIDGELVAKSVSDTPSAFSVGDRVFHQKFGNGNISAIEGNKLTIDFDKAGQKRVLDGFVAAV; encoded by the coding sequence ATGTCCGGCTTTTCGGAAGACATGCCCTTTTTCGACGAACCCAATGCGCGGCCCACGGCCCCGTCGGGCATTGCCGCGCGCGCCATGGCTGCCCGCGGCGGCCAGAACAGTGCACCCGACTATCTGAAGGGGCTCAATCCCGAACAAAGGCTGGCGGTGGAAACCACCGAAGGCCCGGTTCTGGTGCTCGCCGGCGCCGGCACCGGCAAGACCCGTGTCTTGACCACGCGCATTGCCCACATCCTCGCCACCGGCAAGGCCTTCCCGTCGCAGATCCTGGCCGTGACCTTCACCAACAAGGCCGCGCGCGAGATGAAGCAGCGCATTGGCATCCTGATTGGCGAAGGCAATGTTGAGGGCATGCCGTGGCTCGGCACGTTCCACTCGATCGGCGTCAAGCTTTTGCGCCGTCATGCCGAGCTTGCCGGCTTGCGTTCCGACTTCACCATCCTCGACACCGACGATGTCATCAGGCTGATCAAGCAGCTGATCCAGGCCGAGGGGCTGGATGACAAGCGCTGGCCGGCCAAGCAGTTCGCACAGATGATCGACGGCTGGAAGAACAAGGGCCAAGGTCCGGCCGATATCGCCGAAGGCGACGCGCGCAGCTTCGCCAACGGCAAGGGCCGCGAGCTCTACAAGGCCTATCAGGAGCGGCTGCAGACGCTGAACGCCTGCGATTTCGGCGACCTGCTCTGCCATCCGATCCGCATCTTCCGCGCCAATCCGGACGTGCTGAAGGACTATCACCGGCGCTTCAAATACATCCTCGTCGACGAATACCAGGACACCAACACCGCCCAATATATGTGGTTGCGGCTCCTGGCGCAGCGGGGCGAAGGCCGCGCCACTGTAAACATCTGCTGCGTCGGCGACGACGACCAGTCGATCTATGGCTGGCGCGGCGCCGAGGTCGACAACATCCTGCGCTTCGACAAGGATTTCCCGGGCGCCACCATCATCCGGCTGGAGCGCAACTACCGCTCCACCGCGCACATCCTTGGCGCCGCCTCTCACCTCATCGCCCACAATGAAGGCCGTTTCGGCAAGACGCTGTTCACCGACCGCAACGATCCCGAAGACGGCAAGGTCAATGTCCACGCCGCCTGGGATTCCGAGGAGGAAGCCCGCGCCATCGGCGAGACCATCGAGGCCTATCAGCGCCAGAAACACAATCTCAACGACATGGCGATCCTGGTGCGCGCGTCTTTCCAGATGCGCGCCTTCGAGGATCGCTTCATCACGCTCGGCCTCAACTACCGCGTCATCGGCGGCCCGCGCTTCTACGAGCGCATGGAAATCCGTGACGCGCTGGCCTTCTTCCGTGTCGTCGCCAACAGTGGCGACGACCTCGCCTTCGAGCGCATCGTCAATGTGCCGAAGCGCGGGCTGGGCGAAGCCACCATCCGCCAGATCCACGACACGGCGCGCGCGCTGCGCATTCCGATGCTGGAGGCCGCCGGCAACCTCGCCGAAAGCGACGAGTTGAAGCCGAAGCCGCGCGCCGCACTGCGCGAAGTCGCCGCCAATTTCGAACGCTGGCAGAAGGCGCTGGAAACCAAGCCGCACACCGAACTCGCCGAGACCATTCTCGAGGAGAGCGGCTACACCGACATGTGGAAGAACGACCGTTCGGCCGAAGCGCCGGGCCGGCTGGAGAATCTGAAGGAACTGATCCGCTCGATGGAGGAGTACGAGTCGCTGCGCTCCTTCCTCGAACATGTGGCGCTGGTCATGGATGCCGAGCAGAATGCCGGACAGGACGCCGTCTCCATCATGACGCTGCATTCAGCCAAAGGCCTCGAATTCGAGACCGTTTTTCTCCCCGGCTGGGAGGAAGGCCTGTTCCCGCACCAGCGCGCGCTGGATGAAGGCGGCCGCTCCGGTCTGGAGGAAGAGCGCCGGCTGGCCTATGTCGGCCTGACGCGGGCCAAGAAGAACCTGCATCTCTGGTTCGTCTCCAACCGCCTGATCCACGGGCTCTGGCAATCGACCATCCCGTCGCGCTTCCTCGAGGAACTGCCGGAATCGCATGTCGAGATCGCCGAAAGCGGCAATTCCTATGGCGGCTACGGCAATCCCTATGGCGGCGGCTCCTTCGCGTCGGGCCGTGGCGGCCGGCAGAACCCGTATGGCGCCTCGCGCTTCGACAATGTCGGCGCCAACACCGAAAAGTCCGGCGCCTTCTCCAACACCTATTCGACACCGGGCTGGCAGCGCGCACAGGCCAACCGCACCGAAGCGACCGACCGCAACTGGGGCACGCGCTCCGGCCATCAGGTCGAGCGCATCGGCTATGGCGAAACCGACAGCGGCTACGGCGCCGGCCGCACTTCGGTCAAGGGCCGCACCATCGACGGCGAACTGGTCGCCAAATCCGTCTCCGACACGCCATCCGCCTTCAGCGTCGGCGACCGCGTCTTCCACCAGAAATTCGGCAACGGCAACATTTCGGCCATCGAAGGCAACAAGCTGACCATCGATTTCGACAAGGCCGGCCAGAAACGCGTGCTGGACGGGTTTGTCGCGGCGGTGTGA
- a CDS encoding ABC transporter permease yields the protein MSKTMEPDLESPLSAHGGSARKEWKHPSDHWLRGFVLDNRASLGTLAVFIVMMAVFMIANPTVFTTWYLYSSVLTTLPVALFVVVPLVFVVTCGEIDLSFPATMGFASWVFALVVQAGYDPFLGIVAALVTGMLLGFLVGSLVVYGGLSSLIATLGMNFLLRGLIQIINEGKSMALTGLADTPAYKIFSSQVYGIPVQIFWAITFVVLSAMLYNRHRFGAQVKVVGDNPDSAQQMGIDVKRVRVKVFVFVGIGAAIAGTFSVMINFTWWPTAGDGYLLPVLASVFVGGTPTWGGIGTVAGGAIGAVTVSFIQTGVVAAGLSGFYVQFFNGLIIILSLLGHKWNQARYR from the coding sequence ATGAGCAAGACCATGGAACCCGATCTCGAAAGTCCTCTCAGCGCGCATGGCGGATCCGCCCGCAAAGAGTGGAAACATCCATCCGATCACTGGCTGCGCGGCTTCGTCCTCGACAACCGCGCCTCGCTTGGCACGCTCGCCGTGTTCATCGTCATGATGGCGGTGTTCATGATCGCCAACCCGACCGTGTTCACCACCTGGTATCTCTACAGTTCCGTGCTGACGACGCTGCCTGTTGCGCTGTTCGTGGTGGTGCCGCTGGTGTTCGTCGTCACTTGCGGCGAGATCGACCTGTCGTTTCCGGCGACGATGGGTTTTGCCTCCTGGGTCTTCGCGCTGGTGGTCCAGGCCGGCTACGATCCGTTCCTCGGCATCGTCGCCGCGCTCGTCACCGGCATGCTGCTCGGCTTCCTCGTCGGGTCGCTGGTCGTCTATGGCGGGCTGTCGTCGCTGATCGCCACGCTCGGCATGAACTTTTTGCTGCGCGGCCTGATCCAGATCATCAACGAAGGCAAGTCGATGGCGCTGACCGGCCTTGCCGACACCCCGGCCTACAAGATCTTCTCCAGCCAGGTTTACGGCATTCCGGTGCAGATCTTCTGGGCCATCACCTTCGTCGTGCTGTCGGCGATGCTCTACAACCGCCACCGCTTCGGCGCGCAGGTGAAGGTGGTCGGCGACAATCCCGACAGCGCCCAGCAGATGGGCATCGACGTCAAGCGCGTGCGGGTGAAAGTGTTCGTCTTCGTCGGCATAGGGGCCGCGATCGCCGGCACCTTCTCGGTTATGATCAACTTCACCTGGTGGCCGACCGCCGGCGACGGCTATCTCCTGCCGGTGCTGGCCTCCGTCTTCGTTGGCGGCACCCCGACCTGGGGCGGCATCGGCACGGTTGCCGGCGGAGCGATCGGCGCGGTGACCGTGTCGTTCATCCAGACCGGCGTCGTGGCGGCGGGCCTGAGCGGCTTCTACGTGCAGTTCTTCAACGGGCTGATCATCATCCTGTCGCTGCTCGGGCACAAGTGGAACCAGGCACGGTACAGGTGA
- a CDS encoding ATP-binding cassette domain-containing protein gives MAERIIELRDIKKSYGQVYALGGVDLSVDRGEVVGLIGDNGAGKSTLIKILSGVVRPTSGEILVRDRPVSGWSAARSRDAGIETVFQDRALAVQQTIVRNIFMGRELTGFMGWLKVNKEIEEASRLMREIGFTSKVFTPHSIVGQLSGGERQGVAIARAIYKQAELIILDEPTTALSLTETAKVFHFVRQVRASGRSILFIGHNIHHVFDIADRFVVLDRGKVALTADRSAIRSAEELINFMEDVAHPGGLAGLHEAVEAEQQAR, from the coding sequence ATGGCCGAACGCATCATCGAACTGCGCGATATCAAGAAGTCCTATGGTCAGGTGTATGCGCTGGGCGGCGTCGATCTCAGCGTCGACCGCGGCGAGGTGGTCGGGCTGATCGGCGACAATGGTGCCGGCAAGTCGACGCTGATCAAGATCCTGTCCGGCGTGGTCAGGCCGACCAGCGGCGAGATCCTCGTGCGCGACAGACCGGTGAGCGGCTGGAGTGCGGCGCGCTCGCGCGATGCCGGCATCGAGACGGTGTTCCAGGACCGGGCGCTGGCGGTGCAGCAGACCATCGTGCGCAACATCTTCATGGGCCGCGAGCTGACCGGCTTCATGGGCTGGCTGAAGGTCAACAAGGAGATCGAGGAGGCAAGCCGGCTGATGCGCGAGATCGGCTTCACCTCGAAAGTGTTCACGCCGCACTCGATCGTCGGCCAGCTCTCGGGCGGCGAACGCCAGGGCGTGGCGATCGCCCGCGCCATTTACAAGCAGGCGGAGCTGATCATCCTCGACGAACCGACCACTGCGCTGTCGCTGACCGAGACCGCCAAGGTCTTCCATTTCGTGCGCCAGGTGCGGGCGAGCGGACGCTCGATCCTGTTCATCGGCCATAACATCCATCATGTCTTCGACATCGCCGACCGCTTCGTCGTGCTCGACCGCGGCAAGGTGGCGCTGACCGCCGACCGCAGCGCGATCAGGTCGGCGGAGGAACTGATTAATTTCATGGAAGACGTCGCGCATCCCGGCGGATTGGCCGGACTGCACGAGGCCGTCGAAGCGGAGCAGCAAGCACGATGA
- a CDS encoding substrate-binding domain-containing protein translates to MSIAIRTTFLRTAVMAATTALCAAVSTLPARALDAQWCKDVHIRFFVGGAEGDAFGTIVYNGAKQAAADLGPKVDYIFSGWDVEKMVQQLREAVAVKPGGIAMMGHPGDDAIMPLAEQAHKDGIKMMYQNVPVPKVTAAFGGGYVGAQQEQQGRALGAEAFKLAGLKSGDKAIMIGPFDNESRGARERGTVAALKEAGVDVVQINSVPEWAADPNLAIPVITAALLNNPNVKAVGYPGGQMLGNVPTYMQAAGRKPGDIFNFGFDTSPQIVEGFKGGWVQLTADQQPFMQGYLPILSLCQQVVLGLAPMNVDTGAGFVTPQNYEIVSELAKQALR, encoded by the coding sequence ATGAGCATAGCGATCAGAACGACATTTTTGCGCACGGCCGTCATGGCGGCCACCACGGCGCTCTGCGCCGCCGTCTCGACCTTGCCGGCACGGGCGCTCGACGCCCAATGGTGCAAGGATGTCCATATCCGCTTCTTCGTCGGCGGCGCCGAGGGCGACGCTTTCGGCACCATCGTCTATAATGGCGCCAAGCAGGCGGCGGCCGATCTCGGGCCGAAGGTCGACTACATCTTCTCGGGCTGGGACGTCGAGAAAATGGTGCAGCAATTGCGCGAGGCGGTTGCGGTTAAGCCCGGCGGCATCGCCATGATGGGCCATCCCGGCGACGACGCGATCATGCCGCTGGCCGAGCAGGCGCACAAGGACGGCATCAAGATGATGTACCAGAACGTGCCGGTGCCGAAGGTGACGGCGGCGTTTGGCGGCGGCTATGTCGGCGCCCAGCAGGAGCAGCAGGGCCGCGCGCTCGGTGCCGAGGCGTTCAAGCTGGCCGGGCTGAAATCCGGTGACAAGGCGATCATGATCGGTCCCTTCGACAATGAGAGCCGAGGCGCACGCGAGCGCGGGACAGTCGCCGCATTGAAAGAGGCCGGCGTCGATGTCGTTCAAATCAATTCTGTACCCGAGTGGGCAGCCGATCCGAATCTCGCCATCCCGGTGATCACCGCGGCCTTGCTCAACAACCCCAATGTCAAGGCGGTCGGCTATCCCGGCGGCCAGATGCTCGGCAATGTGCCGACATACATGCAGGCCGCGGGCCGGAAGCCGGGCGATATCTTCAATTTCGGCTTCGACACCAGCCCGCAGATCGTCGAGGGTTTCAAGGGCGGCTGGGTGCAACTGACGGCCGACCAGCAGCCGTTCATGCAGGGCTATCTGCCGATCCTCAGCCTCTGCCAGCAAGTGGTGCTGGGGCTGGCACCGATGAATGTCGACACGGGCGCCGGCTTCGTCACGCCGCAGAACTATGAGATCGTCTCAGAGCTCGCCAAGCAGGCGCTGCGCTGA